The Desulfuromonas versatilis genome has a segment encoding these proteins:
- a CDS encoding dodecin, with product MTYGSERIYKKIEVVGVSGKGIEEAIQAAVGRAHKTLEGLSWFEVQEIRGHIGADGRVNEYQVVIKVSLELK from the coding sequence ATGACCTATGGAAGCGAACGTATCTACAAAAAAATCGAGGTGGTTGGGGTATCGGGAAAAGGCATTGAGGAGGCCATTCAGGCGGCTGTCGGCAGAGCACACAAGACCCTCGAAGGCCTTTCATGGTTCGAGGTTCAGGAGATCCGCGGTCACATCGGTGCGGACGGCAGGGTGAATGAATACCAGGTTGTGATCAAGGTCAGCCTGGAGCTGAAATAG
- a CDS encoding discoidin domain-containing protein — protein MAQYRSWGDNSTSTTTTSNNTTSTSTSATTINCSECHGTNVANNHHDATDPNSYYSRGLCSQCHVGVTTSGDCTQCHNFGGLQNSHHQTDPALAGNCAQCHSGTSNLTNCQGCHEGKIITRHHQVAASGTTCVSCHTSIKVADQAGLSSCVNCHDRSNNAMRTRHHDLVGQASAPNCRSCHAQIVQVTNGCQSCHAPGAERADHHAAATTNNIACSQCHTSFPAGTAGSGCANCHQAGNNREFHHTTLAGDPARNLSCNSCHNQVPQLTGCDSCHQGEAATTHHQGPAQGKNCTDCHTQMVQSSSSCSSCHDFRTSNKHHDDAYIQATYGMGCNACHNPMWVVIGGIFQINRPNIDACISCHTTRLGNASIPQVHHATQQATSGDCASCHQGVTQGLDCSSCHFSLGQPATVQRHHGTAAYAAGNCATCHTGFGQNLSCSDCHSGAGGTVGERHHVNVAPAQALDCTYCHTGADTVLQACQSCHTSGTNPLFPAPVEVSQLHHMSVAYATKPCATCHTGVQAVQDADCATCHQAAAVPMKQRHHETAQAVANQCTSCHVGADVEQLNCAGCHTGSRAPSHHQQPQAVSGDCAFCHTNISMDGNGCQACHSSPVTQIHHGQPLTNVGGDCGVCHQSVSSPSVCANCHQASPHHTTTYAQTGDCAHCHKVPAWAQDRPKQAACRECHGQYQHNKGGPIQNYGSCAACHNQDTFHAAPGRAVGYTRSAPGKGKFAMFWSQYTRNGDEEVREDVSPNGEDQNDEGGRKWRNPSLSFTLKQIEHNGRTYSVPAFPDLAGTGSGGSTGGEIVSNLAKGQTASASRQESGYDAAKAVDGSTSSRWWARSTSSQWLRVNLNGTYTISKVVINWHSYYARDYQVQVSTDGSSWTTVKDHRYRSGGKEEITFSARTARYVRIYCSRAASSNGYSITELEVYK, from the coding sequence ATGGCGCAGTACAGGAGTTGGGGGGATAACTCAACCAGCACAACAACCACGTCCAACAACACAACCAGCACGTCCACCAGCGCAACAACCATCAACTGCTCAGAGTGCCACGGCACCAACGTGGCCAACAACCACCACGACGCCACCGATCCCAACTCCTACTACAGCCGGGGGCTTTGCTCCCAGTGCCATGTCGGGGTGACCACCAGCGGTGACTGCACCCAGTGCCACAACTTCGGCGGGCTCCAGAACAGCCACCATCAGACCGATCCGGCTCTCGCGGGGAACTGCGCCCAGTGCCATTCGGGGACCAGCAACCTGACCAACTGTCAGGGGTGCCACGAAGGCAAGATCATCACCCGTCACCACCAGGTGGCCGCCAGCGGGACAACCTGCGTCAGCTGTCACACCAGCATCAAGGTGGCCGACCAGGCCGGCCTGAGCAGCTGCGTGAACTGCCACGACCGCTCCAACAACGCCATGCGCACCCGTCACCACGACCTGGTTGGCCAGGCGAGTGCGCCCAACTGCCGCAGCTGCCACGCGCAAATCGTTCAGGTCACCAACGGCTGCCAGAGCTGCCATGCTCCCGGAGCCGAGCGGGCCGACCATCATGCGGCGGCTACTACCAACAACATCGCCTGCAGCCAGTGCCACACCTCGTTTCCTGCGGGTACCGCGGGCAGCGGCTGCGCCAACTGCCACCAGGCCGGCAACAACCGCGAGTTCCACCACACCACCCTGGCCGGCGATCCCGCTCGCAACCTGAGCTGCAACAGCTGCCACAACCAGGTGCCCCAGCTCACCGGCTGCGACAGTTGCCATCAGGGCGAAGCGGCTACCACCCACCACCAGGGTCCGGCCCAGGGCAAGAACTGCACTGATTGCCACACCCAGATGGTCCAGTCGTCCTCCAGCTGCAGCAGCTGCCACGATTTCCGCACCAGCAACAAGCACCACGATGACGCCTACATCCAAGCCACCTACGGGATGGGCTGCAACGCCTGCCACAACCCGATGTGGGTTGTGATCGGCGGGATTTTCCAGATCAACCGTCCCAACATCGACGCCTGCATCAGCTGCCATACCACGCGGCTGGGCAACGCCTCGATTCCCCAGGTCCATCACGCCACCCAGCAGGCAACCTCTGGCGACTGCGCCAGTTGCCACCAGGGGGTCACTCAGGGACTCGATTGCTCCTCCTGCCATTTCTCGCTCGGCCAGCCGGCGACGGTTCAGCGTCACCACGGCACAGCTGCCTATGCGGCCGGAAACTGCGCTACATGCCATACCGGGTTCGGCCAGAACCTGAGCTGCTCGGACTGCCACAGCGGCGCCGGTGGCACCGTTGGCGAGCGGCATCATGTCAACGTGGCCCCGGCCCAGGCCCTCGATTGCACCTACTGCCATACCGGTGCCGATACGGTTCTGCAGGCCTGCCAGTCCTGCCACACCTCGGGGACCAATCCGCTCTTCCCGGCCCCGGTGGAGGTCTCCCAGCTGCACCACATGAGTGTGGCCTACGCCACCAAGCCCTGCGCCACCTGCCATACCGGTGTGCAGGCGGTCCAGGATGCCGACTGCGCAACCTGCCACCAGGCCGCGGCCGTTCCTATGAAACAGCGGCACCACGAAACCGCTCAGGCTGTTGCCAACCAGTGCACAAGCTGCCACGTCGGAGCCGATGTCGAACAGCTTAATTGCGCCGGCTGCCATACCGGCAGCAGGGCTCCCAGCCATCACCAGCAGCCCCAGGCCGTCTCCGGAGACTGTGCATTCTGCCACACCAACATCAGTATGGACGGAAACGGCTGCCAGGCCTGCCACAGCTCCCCGGTTACCCAGATCCACCATGGTCAGCCGCTGACCAACGTGGGTGGGGATTGCGGCGTCTGCCACCAGAGCGTCAGCTCGCCCAGCGTCTGCGCCAACTGCCACCAGGCGAGCCCGCACCACACCACCACTTACGCCCAGACGGGCGATTGCGCTCACTGTCACAAGGTTCCGGCTTGGGCCCAGGATCGTCCCAAGCAGGCTGCCTGCCGGGAATGCCACGGCCAGTATCAGCACAACAAGGGCGGGCCCATTCAGAACTACGGCTCCTGCGCGGCCTGCCACAACCAGGATACCTTCCATGCCGCTCCCGGCAGGGCCGTGGGCTATACCCGCTCGGCCCCGGGGAAGGGCAAATTCGCCATGTTCTGGTCCCAGTACACCCGCAATGGGGACGAAGAGGTCCGTGAGGATGTCAGCCCGAACGGCGAAGACCAGAACGACGAAGGCGGGCGCAAATGGAGAAATCCCAGCTTGAGCTTCACCCTGAAGCAGATCGAGCACAACGGCCGCACCTACTCTGTACCGGCATTCCCCGATCTGGCTGGTACCGGCTCCGGTGGCTCGACCGGCGGTGAAATCGTCTCCAACCTCGCCAAGGGGCAGACCGCCTCGGCTTCGCGCCAGGAGAGCGGCTACGACGCCGCCAAGGCTGTGGACGGCAGCACCAGCAGCCGCTGGTGGGCCCGCTCGACCAGCAGCCAGTGGCTGCGGGTGAACCTCAACGGCACCTACACCATCAGCAAGGTGGTCATCAACTGGCACAGTTACTATGCCCGCGACTACCAGGTCCAGGTTTCCACCGACGGTAGCAGCTGGACCACGGTGAAAGACCACAGGTACCGTAGCGGCGGGAAGGAGGAGATCACCTTCTCTGCTCGCACGGCTCGTTACGTGCGGATCTACTGTTCCCGTGCCGCCAGCAGCAACGGCTATTCGATCACCGAACTGGAAGTCTACAAGTAA